In a genomic window of Homalodisca vitripennis isolate AUS2020 unplaced genomic scaffold, UT_GWSS_2.1 ScUCBcl_7032;HRSCAF=14534, whole genome shotgun sequence:
- the LOC124374028 gene encoding uncharacterized protein LOC124374028 translates to MCIDESSSDDDWKSYRKKKLEEINEAAKEEAFLTIKSGLRPINKSDLQVDSFVVVNYENEYYPGTTVNVDENGAFVSAMMKSLGNWKWPVNKDVLFYEWNEIAGSINPPKILSKRGIFAVPELQDNFGKMD, encoded by the coding sequence AGTTCCTCCGACGATGACTGGAAGTCCTATAGGAAAAAGAAATTAGAGGAGATAAATGAAGCAGCAAAAGAAGAGGCttttctaacaataaaatcaGGACTGAGACCCATTAACAAGTCTGATCTACAAGTAGATTCATTTGTTGTTGTTAACTACGAAAACGAATATTACCCAGGTACCACTGTAAACGTTGATGAAAATGGAGCTTTTGTAAGTGCAATGATGAAGTCCCTAGGCAACTGGAAGTGGCCTGTTAAtaaggatgttttattttatgagtggAATGAAATTGCTGGATCTATAAATCCACCCAAAATTTTGAGCAAAAGAGGAATATTTGCAGTTCCAGAGCTTCAAGACAATTTTGGAAAAATGGACTAA